A window of the Brassica napus cultivar Da-Ae chromosome A2, Da-Ae, whole genome shotgun sequence genome harbors these coding sequences:
- the LOC125580349 gene encoding RNA polymerase II C-terminal domain phosphatase-like 5: protein MGSFIKQLFFSLLEKTKGRNKLSSLNKEEKKKKKKMEKKKKMKLHLVLDLDQTLLHYVPVSELSDKEKYIMQELDSRGDLLSSFNGGTPRHLIKLRPFLREFLKEANKLFRMHVYTMGTYGYARYILSEIDPGKRYFGNRVITREKSPHNKTLDRISADQRRVVIVDDNASAWPQHKPNLVQVKQYIYFRYQMTNNDSEEEFYSHAEKKSDESRSNGSLSKVLKILQKAHTRFQQEEDSYDLRLLIRD from the coding sequence ATGGGGTCGTTTATAAAGCAACTATTCTTTAGTTTATTGGAAAAAACCAAAGGAAGAAACAAACTCTCGAGTCTCAAcaaggaagaaaagaagaagaagaagaagatggagaagaagaagaagatgaaactacACCTAGTGCTTGACTTGGATCAGACGCTTCTCCACTATGTCCCTGTTTCAGAGCTTTctgataaagaaaaatatataatgcaaGAACTTGATTCAAGGGGTGATCTACTGAGTTCGTTTAACGGAGGAACTCCCAGGCATCTGATAAAGTTACGACCTTTCCTCCGCGAGTTTCTGAAAGAAGCCAACAAGCTTTTCCGCATGCACGTTTACACGATGGGCACGTACGGCTACGCGCGGTATATATTGAGTGAGATTGATCCTGGTAAAAGATATTTTGGAAATAGAGTCATAACCAGAGAGAAATCCCCTCATAACAAGACTCTTGATCGTATCTCTGCTGATCAACGAAGAGTGGTTATTGTTGATGATAATGctagtgcttggcctcaacacaAGCCAAACTTGGTGCAGGTCAAACAGTACATTTATTTCAGATACCAGATGACGAATAATGATTCGGAAGAAGAATTTTACTCTCACGCAGAGAAGAAGAGCGACGAGAGTCGAAGCAATGGATCATTGTCTAAGGTTCTCAAAATCCTTCAGAAAGCTCACACAAGATTCCAACAAGAAGAGGATTCTTACGACTTGAGGCTTTTGATACGTGACTGA
- the LOC106402100 gene encoding ATPase family AAA domain-containing protein FIGL1 codes for MAGKRASPFSSPLLKPPPPLTTPKVEEETEFWRKEVDENLKRLQSLLFGADQFLEKSDFSSAQILGLRLLGFLDSRSVTEADRAFIAPIRREVASKVDSALEGLVSDSDRQAFELAKTAPGPIFGSKGEFDVEKIKQSKHFHFHHSHSNRKGIKEMEERLDARKLIPKASKPMMQARLTSLYGNSMVKPDNQRRPSVSNQESTSEECVIVERSHGVGFGTKRAHAEISNLTNHGEKEDGAANGFVSAKTKLEMDARQKRGSTGAPNSSLSPQGENNASARGYGARSGGYLRRGYRGNFVPPVKSSGNNVGNTTSRIGGKTDDTLDDSTRTCLEMLCGPDGELPEKLRNLEPRLIEHVSNEIMDRDPNVRWDDIAGLEHAKKCVTEMVIWPLLRPDIFKGCRSPGKGLLLFGPPGTGKTMIGKAIAGEAKATFFYISASSLTSKWIGEGEKLVRALFGVASCRQPAVIFVDEIDSLLSQRKSDGEHESSRRLKTQFLIEMEGFDSGSEQILLIGATNRPQELDEAARRRLTKRLYIPLPSSEARAWIIQNLLQKDGLFTLSEDDMNIICKLTEGYSGSDMKNLVKDATMGPLREALKRGIEITNLTKDDMRLVTLQDFKDALQEVRPSVSQNELGIYDNWNNQFGSLSL; via the exons ATGGCGGGAAAGCGTGCGTCGCCGTTTTCGTCTCCGTTGCTGAAGCCGCCACCGCCGCTAACGACTCCGAAAGTGGAAGAAGAGACGGAGTTCTGGAGGAAGGAAGTAGACGAGAACCTGAAGCGCCTCCAGTCGCTGCTCTTCGGCGCCGACCAGTTCCTGGAGAAATCCGATTTCTCCTCCGCTCAGATCCTCGGGCTCCGTCTTCTAGGTTTCCTCGATTCTCGCTCTGTCACCGAAGCCGATCGTGCTTTCATCGCTCCTATTAGACGAGAAGTTGCCTCTAAGGTGGATTCAGCCTTGGAAGGCCTCGTTTCAGATTCGGATCG GCAAGCATTTGAACTTGCAAAGACAGCTCCAGGTCCTATTTTTGGCAGTAAAGGCGAGTTTGATGTCGAGAAGATCAAGCAGTCCAAACACTTTCATTTTCATCATAGTCACTCTAACCGAAAGGGTATTAAAGAGATG GAAGAGCGACTGGATGCGCGTAAGTTAATTCCCAAAGCATCTAAGCCAATGATGCAAGCTAGACTGACTTCATTGTATGGAAATAGCATGGTTAAACCAGATAATCAGCGCAGACCCTCCGTGAGCAATCAAGAGAGTACCTCTGAGGAATGTGTCATTGTCGAGAGAAGCCATGGAGTTGGTTTTGGAACAAAGCGAGCTCATGCAGAAATCAGCAACCTAACAAATCATGGGGAAAAGGAAGATGGTGCTGCTAATGGCTTTGTATCTGCCAAAACAAAACTG GAAATGGACGCTAGACAGAAACGAGGGTCAACCGGGGCACCAAATTCATCTCTTTCACCTCAGGGTGAAAACAATGCGTCAGCTAGGGGATACGGTGCAAGATCGGGTGGCTATTTAAGACGTGGATACCGTGGTAATTTTGTTCCTCCAGTTAAATCTAGCGGGAATAATGTTGGAAATACGACGTCTCGTATTGGTGGAAAGACCGATGATACGCTCGATGACTCAACCAGAACATG TTTGGAGATGCTCTGTGGTCCTGATGGTGAGCTTCCCGAGAAGTTGAGAAACTTGGAACCTCGTCTTATAGAGCATGTCAGCAACGAGATTATGGACCGAGACCCCAATGTCCGCTGGGATGATATTG CTGGTCTGGAGCATGCTAAAAAGTGTGTTACTGAGATGGTCATTTGGCCATTGTTACGTCCTGACATATTTAAAGGTTGTCGTTCGCCTGGGAAAGGACTTCTTCTCTTTGGTCCACCA GGAACTGGTAAAACTATGATCGGAAAAGCTAtagctggagaagcaaaagcAACTTTCTTCTATATTTCAGCCAGTTCATTGACAAGCAAGTGG ATTGGCGAAGGTGAAAAGCTAGTGAGGGCCCTTTTTGGAGTTGCAAGTTGCCGCCAGCCTGCAGTGATATTTGTAGATGAAATAGATTCTCTACTATCTCAG CGCAAGTCAGATGGTGAACATGAATCGAGTAGAAGACTCAAGACACAATTTCTGATTGAAATGGAAGGTTTCGATAGCGGCAGTGAGCAAATTCTCCTAATAG gAGCAACAAATAGGCCCCAAGAGCTCGATGAAGCAGCAAGAAGACGGCTTACCAAGAGGCTCTACATTCCTCTTCCTTCATCTG AAGCAAGAGCATGGATTATACAGAATCTCCTACAGAAAGATGGGTTGTTTACATTGTCCGAAGATGATATGAACATCATTTGCAAGCTAACTGAAG GGTACTCGGGTTCAGACATGAAGAAcctagtgaaagatgcaactatgggTCCATTGAGGGAAGCTCTCAAACGAGGCATAGAAATAACAAACCTGACGAAAGATGACATGCGGCTTGTGACTCTTCAG GACTTTAAAGACGCATTGCAAGAAGTTAGGCCTTCGGTTTCTCAGAACGAGCTTGGAATCTACGACAACTGGAACAATCAGTTTGGGAGTTTAAGCCTCTAA
- the LOC106424736 gene encoding F-box/kelch-repeat protein At3g27150 — protein MMTLGDVHTGRFGANSSSSRPRKVRIHGYKIPDLNLDPCLDCDEEETREVVVGKHQDADYVQNVPQLAYELEVEILSRVPRFEYWKLNLLNKRFSRLLKSGEIFKVRRDRGVVEPSVFMLSNGDTRWTMFDKDFENFQKVPELPSDMCFFRGDKESLCAGTHLIVTGKEEKSIALWRYEVETSKWFKGPAMITPRILFASATCGTVVFVAGGLDASLEVVSKAEKYDSETKTWTRLNAMHKRRKFCSGCYLRGKFYVIGGRDERDQNLTCGERYDEGTDTWELIPDILKDMSFSSVQSPPLIAVVNEDLYSLETSANELRVYDTNANVWKRLGDVPVRAKSNGGWGVAFKSLGDKLLVIGASVGPSRTETMSVYTCSPSADPKDKLIWEESKRCCGVRLSHFILNCCVMIA, from the coding sequence ATGATGACGTTAGGAGATGTTCACACCGGTAGGTTTGGAGCAAACTCAAGCAGTTCTAGGCCAAGGAAGGTTCGAATTCATGGCTACAAGATACCGGATCTGAACCTAGATCCTTGTTTGGattgtgatgaagaagaaacaagagaagTAGTAGTTGGTAAACATCAGGATGCAGATTATGTACAAAACGTTCCTCAGCTTGCTTACGAGCTAGAGGTCGAGATACTCTCACGCGTCCCGCGTTTCGAGTATTGGAAACTAAACCTTCTAAACAAACGTTTCTCGCGTTTGCTAAAAAGCGGTGAGATATTCAAGGTGCGGCGAGACCGCGGTGTGGTCGAACCATCTGTCTTTATGCTGTCCAACGGCGACACGAGGTGGACCATGTTCGATAAAGACTTCGAGAACTTTCAGAAAGTTCCGGAACTTCCTTCCGACATGTGCTTCTTCCGTGGAGACAAAGAATCGCTTTGCGCCGGAACGCATTTGATCGTCACTGGGAAAGAGGAGAAGAGCATTGCCTTGTGGAGGTACGAGGTTGAGACGAGCAAGTGGTTCAAGGGTCCTGCGATGATCACGCCAAGGATCTTGTTCGCCTCAGCTACTTGTGGGACCGTTGTGTTTGTAGCTGGAGGGTTGGACGCGTCTTTAGAAGTCGTGAGCAAAGCAGAGAAGTACGATTCTGAGACTAAAACGTGGACGCGTCTCAACGCAATGCACAAGCGGAGGAAGTTCTGTTCTGGATGTTACTTGCGAGGCAAGTTTTACGTCATCGGTgggagagatgagagagatCAAAACCTAACTTGCGGAGAACGTTACGATGAGGGAACGGATACTTGGGAGCTAATACCGGACATTCTCAAAGACATGTCTTTCTCTTCTGTTCAATCTCCACCGCTCATCGCGGTGGTGAATGAAGATCTTTACTCTCTGGAAACATCTGCGAACGAGCTTCGCGTTTATGACACAAACGCAAACGTTTGGAAGAGGCTTGGAGATGTGCCTGTGAGGGCCAAGTCTAATGGAGGATGGGGCGTTGCGTTTAAGTCGCTCGGGGACAAGTTGCTTGTGATTGGAGCATCGGTGGGACCGTCCAGGACCGAGACGATGTCGGTTTACACATGTAGTCCGTCCGCTGATCCTAAGGATAAGCTGATTTGGGAGGAGTCTAAACGCTGCTGTGGTGTTCGGCTCAGCCATTTTATCCTAAATTGTTGTGTTATGATTGCTTAA